AGTCCCTTAAAAAGGTTAAAGCTAAGGGGCATGTGGGTCACCTTTAATCTATGTTTAAAATCCTTATTGATTCGAATATTTACATAGCTTTTATCCGTACCGGAAAATTCGAAGAATCCATTAAAGCCCTTTATACCTTTCGAACGCGGGATCTTTTCTTTTCTTCGGTTGTCATTCAAGAATTGCTGCGGGGTTCCCTAGACGCTCAAGGCAAGAAGCATATTGAAACTCTTTTTAGACCCTTTGAAAAAGTTGGTCGCATTGCAACCCCCACCCATGAAGATTGGAAGGAGGCAGGGTTCATACTGCAAAAATTAAGAGCACACAAAAAAGATTGGAAGGCTAAACTTCCAACTCTACTGAGTGATACGCTGATTGCCTTAAGCACCTTAAGGCTGGGAGCTATTCTTTATACCGCAAACCAGAAAGACTTTGACGCTATTGCCTCCATCAAGCCATTTAAATATGAAATCGTTAATTTCTAAACCTGTCTCATTTCTGACCCCGTGGCATACGACTTGAGTAAAGGTGGTGTTTAAGGCCTAAAAACTTTTAATTTAAGATCTTTGATGGCTCGGTAATGTTTTATATTGCTGCTGGTGAGCGTGAGCCCATTTTCAATGGCGGTTGCAGCGATAATGGCGTCGCCAGCCCGTAGG
The sequence above is drawn from the Deltaproteobacteria bacterium genome and encodes:
- a CDS encoding type II toxin-antitoxin system VapC family toxin, which codes for MFKILIDSNIYIAFIRTGKFEESIKALYTFRTRDLFFSSVVIQELLRGSLDAQGKKHIETLFRPFEKVGRIATPTHEDWKEAGFILQKLRAHKKDWKAKLPTLLSDTLIALSTLRLGAILYTANQKDFDAIASIKPFKYEIVNF
- a CDS encoding type II toxin-antitoxin system VapC family toxin; the protein is LRAGDAIIAATAIENGLTLTSSNIKHYRAIKDLKLKVFRP